The Acidobacteriota bacterium genome contains a region encoding:
- the rsmB gene encoding 16S rRNA (cytosine(967)-C(5))-methyltransferase RsmB has translation MNPKLPLLSPARVAAFEVLERVATQNAFASNLLTTSRYDKLSREDRALLQELTLGVLRWQGRLDFLIERHTRREIDKLDLEAVIAMRLGLYQLLYLDRIPAFAAINESVNLVKEYGKIRVAGLVNGVLRSAQRELEFNILPSSKSPVHRISVETSHPVWLVKRWIARFGENEARELALANNQVPTVSFRFIPKRKPIEEMKAEFEWRKIKICPSNLTPEAWVIEDGSLSAKSEPVQQGWVYLQDEASQLIGRLAVKQIGENQPAKILDLCAAPGSKANLIASELSADSLVVAADLHQHRLRTIKELSARLGVETINPIRLDAARDLPFTPESFDLVLLDAPCSGLGTLQRNPEIKWRMNEAKIAELAELQKRLLANAAKQLKPGGTLLYSVCSTESEEGEEVVAWFRRQNPEYRDFTREQLIELGIDPAPLLTSTFGARTFTHRHHSESFFFCVLWKRRPSEDQS, from the coding sequence ATGAACCCCAAACTTCCGCTGCTCTCTCCGGCTCGCGTCGCAGCCTTTGAAGTGCTGGAACGCGTCGCCACGCAAAATGCTTTTGCCAGCAATCTGTTGACGACTTCTCGCTATGACAAACTTTCGCGCGAAGACCGCGCGCTGTTGCAGGAATTGACGCTGGGCGTGTTGCGTTGGCAGGGCCGCTTGGATTTTTTGATCGAACGCCACACGCGACGCGAAATTGACAAACTTGATTTGGAAGCCGTCATCGCCATGCGACTGGGGCTGTATCAATTGTTATATCTGGATCGCATTCCGGCATTCGCGGCGATCAATGAATCGGTCAATCTGGTCAAGGAATACGGCAAAATCCGAGTCGCTGGCTTGGTCAATGGCGTGTTGCGCAGCGCCCAACGCGAATTGGAATTCAACATTTTGCCCAGCAGCAAAAGCCCCGTGCATCGAATCAGTGTCGAAACCTCGCATCCTGTTTGGCTGGTCAAACGCTGGATCGCCAGATTCGGAGAAAACGAGGCGCGAGAACTGGCTTTGGCGAACAATCAAGTCCCAACGGTTTCCTTCCGGTTCATACCCAAACGAAAACCAATCGAAGAAATGAAAGCGGAATTTGAATGGCGCAAAATCAAAATCTGCCCTTCCAATTTGACGCCTGAAGCTTGGGTCATCGAAGACGGAAGCCTGTCGGCAAAATCCGAGCCGGTGCAGCAGGGCTGGGTCTATTTGCAAGACGAAGCTTCGCAATTGATCGGTCGGTTGGCCGTAAAGCAAATCGGCGAAAATCAACCGGCAAAAATTCTTGACCTGTGTGCTGCGCCGGGCAGCAAAGCGAACCTGATTGCTTCGGAATTGTCGGCGGATTCGCTGGTCGTCGCCGCCGATTTGCACCAGCATCGATTGCGAACGATCAAGGAACTGAGCGCGCGGCTTGGCGTCGAAACCATCAATCCGATTCGGTTGGATGCGGCGCGCGATCTGCCTTTCACGCCGGAATCGTTCGATCTGGTGCTGCTGGATGCGCCCTGTTCCGGACTCGGAACCCTGCAACGTAACCCGGAAATCAAATGGCGCATGAACGAAGCCAAAATCGCCGAATTGGCCGAGTTGCAGAAGCGTTTATTGGCCAATGCCGCGAAGCAATTGAAACCGGGCGGTACATTGCTTTACTCGGTGTGTTCTACCGAATCGGAAGAAGGCGAAGAAGTCGTCGCGTGGTTTCGCCGCCAAAATCCCGAATACCGCGATTTCACGCGCGAACAATTGATCGAACTTGGAATTGACCCTGCGCCGCTGCTGACTTCCACCTTCGGCGCGCGCACCTTCACACATCGCCACCATTCGGAAAGCTTCTTTTTCTGCGTGCTGTGGAAAAGAAGACCCTCTGAAGATCAATCATGA
- a CDS encoding Gfo/Idh/MocA family oxidoreductase, translating to MNNSKINRRDFVSASTASVLLTAASAKRVLGANNRLRVGIIGCGGLAQGAHIPSLLSMKDSDNVEIVAVCDVYQKRLDQAAAKTGAKPFKNYHELLDQKDIDYVAIVTPEHWHAKMTLDAADASKHIYCEKPMTWSIDQAKAVVKKIQSTKLKMQVGVQGMSDDSYETAQRMIKEGKIGRPVQAQIDYSRNHKGDFWVADPSEIDHDVKPGVNLDWNAFLGPAPKRPFDLDRFLHWRRYWDYSGGIATDLFVHRITRIIRALDLKFPERVVATGGKWEFRNSAAEIPDTFDMMLDYPEGLTVVVLSSMANAEPIPHVIRGHEATLEFTRTGFVIRPEGRMNRAGDKEIITHKKTGGEDITLHHRNLQGAIRNGDAIKTDVMTGYYGVVAVRMAIDAFRKNRYMKWDARRERPYAA from the coding sequence ATGAACAATTCAAAAATCAATCGTCGAGACTTCGTTTCCGCTTCCACGGCGTCTGTGTTGCTGACCGCAGCCAGCGCCAAACGCGTGCTGGGCGCAAATAATCGTTTGCGCGTTGGCATTATCGGCTGCGGCGGATTAGCGCAGGGCGCGCACATTCCTTCGCTGCTGAGCATGAAAGATTCAGACAACGTGGAAATCGTCGCCGTTTGCGACGTATACCAAAAACGGCTGGATCAGGCTGCGGCCAAAACCGGCGCGAAGCCGTTCAAGAATTATCACGAACTACTGGATCAAAAAGATATTGATTACGTCGCCATCGTCACGCCTGAACATTGGCACGCCAAGATGACGCTGGATGCCGCCGATGCGAGCAAACACATTTACTGCGAAAAACCCATGACTTGGTCAATTGACCAGGCAAAAGCAGTCGTCAAAAAGATTCAATCCACCAAACTTAAAATGCAGGTCGGCGTTCAGGGAATGTCTGATGATTCCTATGAAACGGCGCAGCGAATGATCAAGGAAGGCAAGATCGGGCGTCCGGTTCAAGCGCAGATTGATTATTCGCGCAACCACAAAGGTGATTTTTGGGTGGCCGATCCTTCTGAAATTGACCACGACGTAAAACCTGGCGTGAATCTGGATTGGAATGCGTTTCTGGGGCCCGCGCCGAAGCGTCCATTCGACCTGGATCGCTTTCTACACTGGCGGCGGTATTGGGATTATTCCGGCGGCATCGCCACGGATTTGTTCGTCCATCGCATCACGCGCATCATCCGCGCGCTGGATTTGAAATTTCCCGAACGCGTGGTCGCCACCGGTGGCAAATGGGAGTTCCGCAACAGCGCGGCGGAAATCCCGGACACGTTTGACATGATGCTGGATTACCCGGAAGGACTGACGGTGGTGGTGCTGTCTTCAATGGCGAATGCCGAGCCGATTCCGCACGTCATTCGTGGCCACGAAGCGACACTGGAGTTCACGAGAACCGGTTTCGTCATTCGCCCCGAAGGTCGTATGAACAGAGCGGGCGACAAGGAAATCATCACGCACAAGAAAACCGGCGGCGAAGACATCACACTGCATCATCGTAATTTGCAAGGCGCGATCCGCAACGGCGACGCCATCAAGACCGACGTGATGACCGGTTATTACGGCGTCGTGGCGGTGCGAATGGCAATTGATGCGTTCCGCAAGAATCGGTACATGAAGTGGGATGCGCGGCGCGAGCGTCCATACGCGGCTTAA
- the def gene encoding peptide deformylase: MILPIVKYGDPVLQKAGEDITNIDGELSEFIGNMFDTMHEAKGVGLAAPQVALSKQLFVMDVSAGKEAKERIVCINPKIVDTKGKVVGEEGCLSFPGIYLEVERPEIVTVQAIDLNGKEFTFEVSGYAARCVLHETDHINGKVFIEYLNPLKRELVGRKIKKKIKLGEWE, translated from the coding sequence ATGATTTTACCGATTGTGAAATATGGTGATCCTGTGCTGCAAAAAGCCGGGGAAGACATAACGAATATTGACGGCGAGTTGTCCGAATTTATCGGAAACATGTTCGACACGATGCACGAAGCCAAGGGCGTCGGCCTGGCTGCGCCGCAGGTTGCGCTGTCGAAGCAGCTTTTTGTCATGGATGTCAGCGCAGGCAAGGAAGCGAAAGAACGCATTGTTTGCATCAACCCGAAAATCGTTGATACCAAAGGAAAAGTCGTTGGCGAAGAAGGCTGTTTGAGTTTTCCGGGCATTTATCTGGAAGTCGAGCGGCCCGAAATCGTCACGGTTCAAGCCATTGATTTGAACGGCAAAGAATTCACGTTTGAAGTTTCCGGATATGCGGCGCGTTGCGTGTTGCACGAAACTGATCACATCAACGGCAAAGTGTTCATTGAATACCTGAATCCGCTCAAACGCGAACTGGTCGGCAGGAAAATTAAAAAGAAGATCAAACTGGGCGAGTGGGAATGA
- the aroC gene encoding chorismate synthase — translation MFFNFTTAGESHGRALVATIEGLPAGLPIEQTYINHELWRRQQGYGRGGRMKIETDTVQILTGVRHGETLGSPIALMVENRDFQNWLDVMAAEKIEQPPERDRKVIRPRPGHADLVGGLKYDRRDLRDILERASARETTMRVAVGAFAKQLLREFGIELASHVIQLGEISIANRDASWEQIKAVYDDTMLRCVDKDAETAMIARIDKAGVEEGDTLGGIFEIVAKGCPPGLGSHTSWASKLDGQLAQAVMSIHATKAVELGEGVANAAMPGSQVHDEIGYNADEKSFYRMSNRAGGLEGGMTNGEELRVRGYLKPIATLRKRLRSVHIETKEVMEADFERSDVTAVPAAGVIGEAMVAIVLANAMREKFGGDSLREMKRNYESYLQQVKEY, via the coding sequence ATGTTTTTCAACTTTACTACCGCAGGTGAATCACACGGGCGCGCGTTGGTTGCCACCATAGAGGGTTTACCTGCCGGATTGCCGATAGAGCAAACCTATATCAATCACGAACTTTGGCGGCGTCAGCAAGGATACGGACGCGGCGGTCGCATGAAGATCGAAACCGACACCGTGCAAATTCTAACCGGCGTGCGTCACGGAGAAACGCTCGGTTCGCCGATTGCCCTGATGGTTGAAAACCGCGATTTCCAAAACTGGCTGGACGTGATGGCGGCGGAAAAAATTGAACAACCGCCGGAGCGAGATCGCAAAGTGATTCGTCCACGTCCCGGTCATGCGGATTTGGTTGGCGGATTGAAATACGACCGGCGGGATTTGCGCGACATTCTGGAACGCGCCAGCGCGCGCGAAACCACTATGCGCGTTGCCGTCGGAGCTTTTGCCAAACAATTGCTCCGCGAATTCGGGATTGAACTGGCCAGTCACGTCATTCAGCTTGGCGAAATTTCCATTGCCAACCGAGATGCCAGTTGGGAACAGATAAAAGCCGTTTATGACGATACGATGTTGCGATGTGTGGATAAAGACGCTGAAACCGCGATGATCGCTCGGATTGACAAAGCGGGCGTCGAAGAAGGCGACACGCTCGGAGGCATTTTTGAAATCGTCGCCAAAGGGTGCCCGCCGGGACTCGGTTCACATACGAGTTGGGCATCGAAGCTGGACGGGCAACTGGCGCAAGCCGTAATGTCCATCCACGCAACAAAGGCGGTCGAACTTGGTGAAGGCGTGGCCAACGCCGCGATGCCCGGTTCCCAAGTTCACGACGAAATTGGGTACAATGCGGACGAGAAATCGTTTTATCGCATGTCGAATCGCGCCGGAGGGTTGGAAGGAGGTATGACCAACGGCGAAGAGTTGCGCGTTCGCGGGTATCTGAAGCCGATTGCGACGCTCAGGAAACGGCTTCGCAGCGTTCACATTGAAACCAAGGAAGTGATGGAAGCCGATTTCGAGCGTTCGGATGTGACGGCGGTTCCGGCTGCCGGGGTGATTGGCGAAGCAATGGTTGCGATCGTACTGGCCAACGCCATGCGCGAAAAGTTCGGCGGCGATTCGCTGCGCGAAATGAAGCGGAATTATGAAAGTTACCTCCAACAGGTGAAGGAGTATTGA
- a CDS encoding aspartate/tyrosine/aromatic aminotransferase: protein MQNSPFAHIEQAPPDPIIGLTEAFNNDSNPAKVNLGVGVYQDAYGKVPVLNVVKEAQKRWQEQEVTKTYFGIDGVPAYIKEVPKLLFGADSQAIAEGRVVTVQGVGGTGSLKIGADFLRRFLPESQLWISRPSWENHQMLFEAAGFKVNSYPYYDPETHGLDFNGMLETLKGLPAKSIVVLHACCHNPTGVDLSQDQWRLVVDVVKQADLVPFLDFAYQGFGESLESDAFAVRAFAEAGIQCLIASSFSKSFALYRERVGAMTFVTASAEESKRVLSQVKRVIRTNYSSPPSHGAQIVAMVLADAELRKQWETELTEMRERIWQMRGKFVDMLREKGVEQDFSFIKNQRGMFSYSGLSPEAVKALREKFSLYIVGSGRICVAAMNDNNIGTICEAIADVL from the coding sequence ATGCAGAATTCTCCGTTCGCGCACATCGAGCAAGCACCGCCCGATCCGATCATCGGGCTGACCGAAGCATTCAACAACGACTCCAACCCGGCCAAAGTGAATCTCGGCGTAGGCGTATATCAAGATGCCTACGGCAAAGTTCCCGTGCTGAATGTCGTCAAGGAAGCGCAAAAGCGTTGGCAGGAACAGGAAGTCACGAAAACTTACTTTGGCATTGACGGCGTTCCGGCGTACATCAAAGAAGTTCCCAAGCTGCTGTTCGGCGCGGATTCGCAAGCCATTGCCGAAGGTCGCGTTGTCACCGTGCAAGGCGTCGGCGGAACCGGCAGTTTGAAAATTGGCGCGGATTTCCTGCGTCGTTTTTTGCCCGAATCTCAACTGTGGATCAGCCGTCCGAGCTGGGAAAATCACCAAATGTTGTTTGAAGCCGCAGGTTTCAAGGTCAACAGCTATCCCTATTACGACCCGGAAACGCACGGCTTGGATTTCAACGGCATGCTGGAAACGCTGAAAGGCTTGCCCGCCAAAAGCATCGTTGTATTGCACGCGTGCTGCCACAACCCGACAGGCGTAGATTTGAGCCAGGATCAATGGCGGTTGGTTGTGGATGTCGTCAAACAAGCTGACCTGGTTCCCTTTCTGGATTTCGCCTATCAAGGTTTTGGCGAAAGCTTGGAATCGGACGCCTTCGCCGTGCGGGCGTTTGCCGAAGCAGGCATCCAGTGTTTGATCGCCAGTTCGTTTTCCAAATCATTCGCGTTATACCGCGAACGCGTTGGCGCGATGACCTTCGTCACGGCCAGCGCCGAAGAATCCAAGCGCGTACTGAGCCAGGTCAAACGCGTTATTCGCACCAATTATTCCAGCCCGCCTTCGCACGGCGCGCAGATTGTGGCGATGGTGTTGGCCGACGCCGAGCTTCGCAAACAATGGGAAACTGAGTTGACCGAAATGCGCGAACGCATCTGGCAAATGCGCGGCAAATTCGTGGACATGCTACGCGAAAAGGGCGTCGAACAGGATTTCAGCTTCATCAAAAACCAGCGCGGAATGTTTTCCTATTCCGGCCTTTCGCCCGAAGCGGTTAAAGCGTTGCGCGAAAAATTCAGTCTGTATATCGTCGGCAGCGGACGCATTTGCGTCGCCGCTATGAATGACAACAACATCGGCACCATCTGCGAAGCGATTGCAGACGTGCTGTAA
- a CDS encoding methionyl-tRNA formyltransferase, which yields MKLIFMGTPEFAVPSLKKLLEAGHEVFAVFTQPDRPVGRKQIVTPPPVKVLAVERGIPVYQPTKIKTAEARAEIEPLFQTTDAGIVAAYGRILPEWMLAAPRLGCINVHSSLLPKYRGAAPINWAIACGETETGVTIMQMDAGMDTGAMLLQGKAAIGERETSAELTPRLAELGAGLLVETLAKLERGELTPIPQNDADATYAPILKREDGQVNWVLTATEIYNRQRGFTPFPGCYTFLDDQRLELIGIAAAAASEDARNLHFGTVCEVQKDSFSIVCGGNTILRVMEVQPAGKRVMPVRDFLNGAKLAIGTTFKSVEVAQA from the coding sequence ATGAAACTGATTTTTATGGGAACGCCGGAATTTGCCGTTCCCTCGCTGAAAAAATTGCTGGAAGCCGGGCATGAAGTTTTCGCTGTCTTCACGCAACCGGATCGTCCTGTAGGGCGCAAACAAATTGTCACGCCGCCTCCGGTAAAAGTTCTGGCCGTCGAACGCGGCATTCCCGTATATCAACCCACCAAAATCAAAACCGCCGAAGCGCGCGCCGAGATCGAACCGTTATTTCAAACAACCGACGCTGGAATTGTGGCCGCTTATGGAAGAATTTTGCCGGAATGGATGCTGGCGGCTCCTCGATTGGGATGCATCAACGTGCATTCGTCGCTGTTGCCTAAATATCGCGGAGCCGCGCCCATCAACTGGGCGATTGCCTGCGGCGAAACCGAAACCGGCGTGACGATCATGCAAATGGATGCTGGGATGGACACCGGCGCAATGTTGTTGCAGGGAAAAGCGGCAATCGGCGAACGCGAAACATCGGCGGAATTAACACCACGGTTGGCGGAGCTTGGCGCAGGGTTACTGGTTGAAACACTGGCGAAACTGGAACGCGGAGAACTCACCCCAATCCCTCAAAATGATGCGGACGCGACTTATGCGCCAATCCTGAAGCGCGAAGACGGGCAGGTGAATTGGGTGTTGACGGCAACGGAAATTTACAACCGGCAACGGGGATTTACGCCGTTTCCCGGCTGTTATACTTTTTTGGACGATCAGCGACTGGAGCTGATTGGAATTGCCGCAGCGGCAGCCAGTGAAGATGCTCGCAATCTTCATTTTGGCACGGTCTGCGAAGTGCAGAAAGACAGCTTCTCAATCGTCTGTGGTGGCAACACGATTTTGCGAGTGATGGAAGTTCAACCGGCGGGCAAACGTGTAATGCCGGTGCGCGATTTTCTGAACGGTGCAAAACTCGCGATCGGAACCACGTTCAAGTCAGTGGAGGTTGCGCAAGCATGA
- a CDS encoding dihydrodipicolinate synthase family protein, with product MSYTPRKGLNVPAITVVDEAGRVIEKEQRRAFRHLVQNGRGADVIFGVGTTGEWNRLTNPERLRVMEIQVDEVRSINAELANSQLPTPNSQVESWLGVNGKTRAEILENLDVAIQLGADAAVIAPLAIEDLPESEIVRFFQRDLTDLLESQHSDLPVFLYDNADIAAAGQSPHIRTRIVKHLSRLPWVRGLKVSASRRVLGNYTRAALHYKLPGEFGIYIGNAMLIFELYRPSHTLLDRFREGWRDYLLNDTPPIGVVAGPGNCMPREWQKAWRACWAGDAELTNVYQDICRRFESICAFEENGQRVKKTIACVKLAMEIDSAIASSQVAPGTKPLTADQRAIFKEKYLALREFVRQSIDPLWQTQTANSPVSCER from the coding sequence ATGAGCTACACACCCAGAAAAGGATTGAACGTCCCCGCCATCACTGTTGTTGACGAAGCCGGGCGCGTTATTGAAAAGGAACAACGCCGCGCGTTTCGGCATCTGGTACAAAACGGACGCGGAGCCGACGTAATTTTCGGCGTTGGCACCACTGGCGAATGGAATCGCCTGACCAACCCCGAACGCTTGCGCGTCATGGAAATCCAGGTTGACGAAGTTCGCAGCATTAATGCTGAACTTGCCAATTCCCAACTCCCAACTCCCAACTCACAAGTTGAATCCTGGCTTGGCGTCAACGGCAAAACCCGCGCGGAGATTTTGGAAAATCTGGACGTTGCGATTCAGCTTGGCGCGGATGCCGCGGTAATCGCGCCGCTGGCGATTGAAGATTTGCCGGAATCGGAAATCGTTCGCTTCTTTCAACGCGACCTGACCGATTTGCTGGAATCGCAACACAGCGATCTGCCTGTGTTCTTATACGACAACGCGGACATTGCTGCCGCGGGACAATCGCCGCACATCCGCACCCGGATCGTCAAACATTTGAGTCGTTTGCCGTGGGTTCGCGGGTTAAAGGTTTCGGCTTCGCGGCGAGTGCTGGGCAATTACACGCGCGCCGCGTTGCATTACAAACTGCCGGGCGAGTTCGGCATTTACATCGGCAACGCGATGCTGATTTTTGAGCTGTATCGTCCAAGCCATACGTTGCTGGATCGGTTTCGCGAAGGTTGGCGCGATTATTTGCTCAATGATACGCCGCCCATCGGAGTCGTTGCCGGCCCCGGAAACTGCATGCCGCGCGAATGGCAAAAAGCTTGGCGCGCATGTTGGGCAGGCGATGCAGAATTGACGAACGTTTATCAGGACATTTGCCGAAGGTTTGAAAGCATCTGCGCGTTTGAGGAAAACGGCCAACGTGTGAAAAAGACGATTGCCTGCGTGAAGCTGGCGATGGAAATTGACAGCGCGATTGCTTCCAGCCAGGTTGCGCCGGGAACGAAACCGCTGACGGCTGATCAACGCGCAATTTTCAAAGAGAAGTATTTGGCGTTGCGGGAATTCGTTCGCCAATCCATTGATCCGCTGTGGCAAACGCAAACGGCGAACAGCCCTGTCAGTTGCGAGCGATAA
- a CDS encoding methyltransferase domain-containing protein — protein MSSQTASDFADLMKRDWNGRARENSKWYINTVRLDQTENEFDATGLDEINTLILPELALMTDGRDPRKLKFLEIGCGIGRMTKHLAAIFGEVHATDVSGEMIRQAQERLRDLQNVHLHETNGVDFVALPNDYFDIAFSAYVFQHVPSKTVIESNIRDAYRVVKPGGIVRVHTNGVEAQSYAETEKNTWAGATFTEAEARNLAKELGAQLISVYGGDTMFCWTMMRKPVFPAKTHEENTKKFGQIEFYARADDAEIITIPIGGDEAWLALAVSELEREVIDANNLKVRVGKELVVPRYVGRPRPHFDKTLLRRFGPSFDQLTYIEARIPIGTPSGKTAVQVVFDGEEVSTTREVELVEAKPVAPKIVTVRNGFDYQAEIHASGPKSLLRLFVEGLSEAANCENLNVKVGEHLISPTFVGFVTDIASYQVDAQLPSGIQTGATTLELLFDGVASETVVVEIKP, from the coding sequence ATGAGTAGTCAAACCGCAAGCGATTTTGCCGACCTTATGAAACGCGACTGGAACGGGCGAGCGCGCGAAAATTCCAAGTGGTACATCAACACCGTCCGGTTGGATCAAACCGAAAATGAATTTGATGCGACTGGCTTGGATGAAATCAACACGCTGATTTTGCCTGAACTGGCGCTGATGACCGACGGGCGCGATCCGCGCAAGTTGAAGTTTTTGGAAATCGGTTGCGGCATTGGACGAATGACCAAACACCTGGCCGCGATCTTTGGTGAAGTCCATGCGACAGACGTGTCTGGCGAAATGATTCGGCAAGCGCAAGAGCGGCTCAGGGATTTGCAAAACGTTCACCTTCACGAAACCAACGGCGTGGATTTCGTGGCCTTGCCAAATGATTATTTTGACATCGCGTTTTCGGCATACGTGTTTCAGCACGTGCCGAGCAAAACGGTGATTGAATCCAACATTCGCGACGCGTACCGTGTCGTCAAACCCGGCGGCATCGTCCGCGTTCACACCAACGGCGTCGAAGCGCAGAGTTACGCCGAAACCGAGAAAAACACGTGGGCCGGCGCGACCTTTACCGAAGCCGAAGCTCGCAATTTGGCAAAAGAGCTTGGCGCGCAGCTCATCAGCGTTTATGGCGGCGACACGATGTTTTGCTGGACGATGATGCGAAAACCGGTTTTTCCCGCGAAGACACACGAAGAAAACACGAAGAAATTTGGTCAAATTGAGTTTTATGCGCGCGCTGACGACGCGGAGATCATAACCATTCCGATCGGTGGCGACGAGGCTTGGTTAGCGCTGGCAGTTTCAGAGTTGGAGCGGGAAGTGATTGACGCGAATAACTTGAAAGTTCGTGTCGGCAAGGAATTGGTTGTGCCGCGTTACGTGGGAAGGCCTCGCCCTCATTTTGACAAAACATTATTGCGACGATTTGGTCCGTCGTTCGATCAGTTGACATACATCGAAGCTCGAATTCCCATTGGAACCCCCAGCGGCAAAACCGCCGTGCAAGTTGTTTTTGACGGCGAAGAAGTTTCTACGACCCGTGAAGTCGAATTGGTCGAAGCCAAACCGGTCGCTCCGAAAATCGTCACGGTCAGAAACGGATTTGATTACCAGGCGGAAATTCACGCCAGTGGGCCGAAGTCGCTGCTGCGATTGTTTGTCGAAGGGCTGAGCGAGGCGGCGAATTGCGAGAACCTAAATGTAAAAGTCGGCGAGCATCTGATCTCGCCGACTTTTGTTGGCTTTGTCACCGACATTGCCAGTTACCAGGTGGATGCGCAATTGCCTTCCGGAATTCAAACTGGAGCAACCACGCTTGAACTGCTTTTCGACGGCGTTGCTTCCGAAACGGTCGTCGTTGAAATCAAACCTTAA
- the ssb gene encoding single-stranded DNA-binding protein, whose protein sequence is MSFNKITIVGYLGRDPELRYTPQGTAVCKMSVATSERRRAANGETEEQTTWFRVTVWGRQAELANEYLGKGRQVYVEGRLRLEEYADRDGNQRISPEVTATDIQFLGTRNEFAPPQISSVENRVEVEEQESKPAATAAAKVAKSKKASSRPMVSIEEDEIPF, encoded by the coding sequence ATGTCGTTCAACAAGATTACGATTGTTGGTTATTTGGGGCGCGATCCTGAATTGCGCTACACGCCACAGGGAACGGCGGTTTGCAAAATGTCTGTGGCAACCAGCGAGCGCCGACGTGCTGCAAATGGAGAAACCGAAGAGCAGACTACCTGGTTTCGCGTAACAGTTTGGGGACGTCAGGCTGAACTGGCCAACGAATATCTAGGCAAAGGTCGTCAGGTTTATGTCGAAGGCCGGTTGCGGTTGGAAGAATACGCTGATCGCGATGGCAATCAGCGCATCAGTCCCGAAGTAACGGCGACAGATATTCAATTTCTGGGCACGCGTAATGAATTTGCGCCGCCGCAAATCAGCAGCGTTGAAAATCGCGTCGAAGTCGAAGAGCAGGAATCGAAGCCGGCAGCAACGGCGGCAGCGAAAGTCGCAAAATCCAAAAAAGCTTCCAGTCGTCCGATGGTCAGCATCGAAGAAGATGAAATTCCATTTTAG